Proteins from one Ornithobacterium rhinotracheale genomic window:
- the secE gene encoding preprotein translocase subunit SecE has product MKGIVDFLKGSYNEFTHHVTWPKWNELQSSTIVIAVCTLILAVLLFGVDTLFSDAINGFYKLMK; this is encoded by the coding sequence ATGAAAGGTATTGTTGATTTTTTGAAAGGGTCTTATAATGAGTTTACACATCATGTAACCTGGCCTAAATGGAATGAACTTCAATCATCCACAATAGTAATCGCTGTATGTACTCTCATATTGGCGGTATTGTTGTTTGGTGTAGACACTCTGTTTAGTGATGCAATAAATGGTTTTTATAAACTGATGAAATAA